A window from Seriola aureovittata isolate HTS-2021-v1 ecotype China chromosome 14, ASM2101889v1, whole genome shotgun sequence encodes these proteins:
- the LOC130181292 gene encoding uncharacterized protein LOC130181292 isoform X2: MCSLFDHGLIRTVAVEQVVAPISSHLCHLVLLCDSAEEPEQFSHLEEAAQAVARATENMAAVASRHINETEDEVLHMEMSSLLESVTVSGQHVLLAAQKLSIQPSLAEHREELIAATQNVFLRLVKVLLVGDDATVRRVVAAADRVLECLSELGSSSDIKSLLRSFQVFSEALCLLNSLTVERANSLQDPTQTKQLLDSLETLRRCISMLHTAMCTTIKHPTNEQAQASKRYILDKVQSTVSDIIITLNSECHGGSLGPFGYYTERRASLLQILTSSSNSSIRNSGFDSMVRDLVFHCMVVANSSRPEFQQRVVGHCRHILQFWSDIKRILKSSEDLDEESLENTFTLLMQQIQMLDKALMTTILYQVLDTFLTASSTFEELLSVTRQILVADSSTKMDLNFIQPLVEDFISSTDRITQVANFISAVAVDAKSLENVENSRACLTRLRARIAPLSLELADNSMQTVQKLHEVCQKWEEDTSQLQDALSDVMDVREFTSIAINEMVSDRHGCDTAYREQSYRLFNEHATNLICHMKLVSQSVRRHLDRSDNPIYRNGLLVLLKQVQSSQTKVGESVRDMLSGSCLNVEVYSSFSNNVSTVIQHFKVLREGLDGQQHPQLLSPLREGARQPEISQLCLPVEDTCELNTDHIMRGSASPVLELIERHSQAEHEEERSDEETIEAELAHKYDSDDLKIPAVSDAPKLIQKPLEFDLLPLLYEVVTVTKEKDVTALNQACTGVLELSNCFAQATKEALAIVDVVDCQKLEGFRAELVSLTPLLVQTAQEMAMSSAMSTESIYKHSTHFSDLINNIRKVLLPVAGTWYHAVYTALQGNLPTMAATVTQQLNEVMSLCADTVQLLTSSDLTSRSDGQETYSGLHNKLNKAQNNTRYLVEFSASLEEQVDQLEALSILWGLSIQILLNSLDKILGTSAAMNQLIPQKQLSVLSENSLRIQEAARITSLNCRSAYKSKQLTGYQDELKTLTEAYLKAAEELDIMPSVMQLAKSEFFQRHLLIKIRMLSGHLSKANKDYDTALQNIVNIAYFAAEHLRENNTEDEEQKFENAAQTLFENVKSATKRVEECLNYVHDPRARSNLRSINDHLSFQISDVISRARLMVETHYVCDTLSLDVQIQCWSAKAHYVVEEIRRQDGIHQEAKEHIRAGLQGLTTEGIKEVLAAIPSKVKVKVEFPSDTAMTSCQKDNTESVYAPETSMNMATVAKYGTANMEKDDGAGSGAYQASSLTYTSIFLKQESDSWDPKDNRIVQNKEVFVTAAKDVISNCQSVTQFIRVIANHCLDKQCTVELSLIVEQILTITNQLSIISSVNAVTPGCKSSDEILVKNAQNLLQTVLRGVHAAETACITGLKQPEPNSDGAEATALCFQWKRNLEIHRAQQTSNPETDELGLRKTSSHPVAPSLAPSVTVQDGYK, translated from the exons ATGTGCTCTTTATTTGATCACGGGTTGATTAGGACCGTTGCAGTGGAGCAGGTGGTCGCACCAATTTCCAGTCATTTGTGCCATTTGGTGCTGCTGTGTGACAGTGCAGAGGAACCTGAGCAGTTCAGCCACCTGGaggaagcagctcaggctgTGGCTAGAGCTACTGAGAACATGGCAGCAGTGGCCTCCAG GCATATAAATGAGACAGAGGATGAGGTTTTGCACATGGAGATGTCATCACTGTTGGAGTCCGTCACTGTGTCTGGACAGCATGTGCTGCTGGCAGCCCAGAAACTCAGCATCCAGCCAAGTTTGgctgaacacagagaggaacTCATCGCCGCTACACAAAACGTCTTTCTGAGATTAGTCAAA GTTCTGTTAGTGGGCGATGACGCTACTGTCAGGAGagttgtagctgctgctgatcGGGTATTGGAGTGCCTCTCGGAGCTTGGCTCCTCTTCAGACATCAAGTCTCTGCTCCGATCGTTCCAGGTGTTTTCTGAGGCTCTGTGTCTCCTCAACAGTCTGACAGTGGAGAGGGCAAACTCCTTACAGGATCCCACACAAACGAAACAGCTTCTTGATTCATTGGAGACCCTGAGGAGGTGCATCTCCATGCTGCACACGGCCATGTGCACAACCATCAAACACCCTACTAACGAGCAGGCACAGGCATCGAAGAGATACATCCTGGACAAGGTGCAGAGCACAGTGAGTGACATTATTATAACCCTGAATAGCGAATGCCATGGAGGCTCACTGGGTCCTTTTGGGTATTACACAGAGAGGAGGGCCAGTCTGCTGCAAATACTTACTAGTTCCTCCAACTCCTCAATCCGAAACAGTGGCTTTGACAGCATGGTAAGAGATCTTGTGTTTCACTGTATGGTTGTAGCAAACTCTTCTCGTCCAGAGTTTCAGCAAAGAGTGGTGGGTCATTGTCGTCACATCCTGCAGTTCTGGTCTGACATAAAGAGGATTTTAAAGTCCTCAGAGGATCTTGATGAGGAAAGCCTTGAGAACACCTTTACTTTATTGatgcaacaaatacaaatgctTGACAAAGCTTTGATGACTACCATTCTCTATCAAGTCTTGGACACATTTCTTACAGCATCTTCTACATTTGAGGAACTTTTAAGTGTGACGAGACAGATCCTGGTAGCAGATTCCTCTACAAAAATGGATCTGAACTTTATTCAGCCACTAGTTGAGGATTTCATATCTTCCACTGATAGAATAACACAAGTGGCAAATTTTATCTCAGCTGTGGCAGTTGATGCAAAGAGTTTGGAGAACGTGGAGAACTCACGAGCATGCCTTACAAGACTCAGAGCTCGGATCGCACCTCTTTCACTGGAGCTGGCGGATAATTCAATGCAAACCGTTCAAAAGCTTCACGAGGTTTGTCAGAAATGGGAGGAGGACACTAGCCAGCTTCAGGATGCTCTCAGTGATGTGATGGATGTGAGGGAGTTCACCAGTATTGCTATTAATGAGATGGTCAGTGACCGGCATGGATGTGACACAGCGTACAGAGAACAGAGCTACAGACTGTTTAATGAACATGCAACAAACCTCATTTGTCACATGAAGCTggtgagtcagtcagtgaggaGGCACTTGGACAGAAGTGATAACCCCATCTACAGGAATGGCCTCCTGGTGCTGCTGAAACAGGTTCAGTCATCTCAGACCAAAGTGGGCGAGTCCGTCAGAGACATGCTTTCAGGTTCCTGTTTAAATGTGGAGGTATattccagcttttcaaacaATGTTTCCACAGTCATTCAGCATTTTAAAGTGCTAAGAGAGGGACTGGACGGCCAACAGCATCCACAGCTGCTGAGCCCGCTGCGAGAGGGGGCACGTCAGCCTGAAATCTCACAGTTATGTTTACCAGTGGAAGACACCTGTGAGCTGAACACGGATCATATAATGAGAGGCTCTGCTTCTCCTGTCTTGGAGCTTATAGAGAGGCATTCCCAAGCTGAACATGAGGAAGAGCGCTCAGATGAGGAAACCATAGAAGCAGAGCTGGCTCATAAATATGACAGTGATGATTTAAAGATCCCAGCTGTCTCCGATGCGCCCAAACTCATCCAAAAGCCTCTTGAATTCGACCTTTTACCCCTCTTGTATGAAGTTGTGACTGTGACTAAAGAGAAAGATGTGACGGCTCTCAACCAGGCCTGCACTGGTGTTCTGGAGCTGTCAAACTGTTTTGCTCAAGCTACAAAGGAGGCATTGGCCATCGTTGATGTAGTTGACTGTCAAAAGTTGGAAGGTTTTAGAGCAGAGCTGGTGTCACTGACTCCACTGCTCGTCCAGACAGCTCAAGAGATGGCGATGAGCTCGGCAATGAGCACAGAGAGCATctacaaacacagcacacactttTCTGACCTTATTAACAACATCAGAAAGGTTTTACTGCCAGTAGCTGGAACCTGGTATCATGCTGTTTACACTGCGCTGCAAGGAAATCTGCCGACAATGGCAGCCACTGTTACACAGCAACTCAATGAAGTGATGAGTTTATGTGCTGACACGGTCCAGCTCTTGACATCGTCTGACTTAACATCACGAAGTGACGGTCAAGAAACCTACAGCGGTTTacacaacaaactgaacaaagCCCAGAACAACACAAGGTATCTGGTTGAGTTCTCCGCCTCACTGGAAGAACAGGTGGATCAACTAGAGGCACTCTCTATCCTATGGGGTCTCTCCATTCAGATTTTGCTGAATTCTCTTGATAAGATTTTGGGAACATCAGCTGCAATGAACCAGTTGATACCTCagaaacagctgtcagtgttgTCTGAGAACTCGCTTCGAATCCAAGAGGCAGCAAGGATCACCAGTCTAAATTGTAGGAGTGCTTACAAATCCAAACAGCTAACAGGATACCAGGATGAActaaaaacactgactgaagcTTACCTTAAAGCTGCAGAAGAGCTTGACATAATGCCAAGTGTGATGCAACTTGCAAAATCAGAATTCTTTCAGAGACATCTTTTGATTAAAATTCGAATGCTCTCTGGTCATCTAAGCAAAGCAAATAAGGATTATGACACTGCACTTCAAAATATTGTCAACATTGCTTATTTTGCAGCTGAACACTTAagggaaaacaacacagaagatGAAGAGCAAAAATTTGAAAACGCAGCACAAAcactttttgaaaatgtaaaatctgcaACCAAAAGAGTGGAGGAATGTTTAAACTATGTCCATGACCCACGCGCCCGCTCTAATCTGAGGTCTATCAACGACCACTTGtcttttcagatttcagatgtCATCAGCAGGGCGAGGCTCATGGTAGAGACTCATTACGTTTGTGACACGCTCAGTCTGGATGTACAGATACAGTGCTGGTCAGCCAAAGCTCACTATGTGGTGGAGGAGATCAGAAGGCAAGATGGGATTCACCAAGAGGCTAAAGAGCACATTAGAGCCGGTCTACAGGGACTAACAACTGAGGGTATCAAAGAAGTGTTGGCTGCAATCCCATctaaagtcaaagtcaaagttgaATTTCCCTCTGACACAGCAATGACATCCTGTCAGAAAGACAATACAGAGAGTGTATATGCTCCAGAAACAAGTATGAACATGGCAACTGTGGCCAAGTATGGAACTGCAAACATGGAAAAAGAT GATGGTGCCGGTTCTGGTGCATACCAAGCTTCTTCACTGACCTACACCTCCATTTTTCTAAAACAAGAAAGTGACAGCTGGGATCCCAAGGACAACAGAATTGTGCAG aataaagaGGTATTTGTCACTGCAGCCAAAGACGTGATCTCAAACTGCCAGTCAGTGACTCAGTTTATCAGAGTCATTGCCAACCACTGCTTGGATAAACAGTGTACGGTTGAACTGTCCCTCATTGTTGAGCAGATTCTCACCATCACCAACCAGCTCAGCATCATCTCCAG TGTTAATGCTGTAACACCTGGGTGCAAATCATCTGATGAGATCCTTGTGAAGAACGCACAGAATCTACTCCAGACAGTCCTGCGTGGGGTCCATGCTGCGGAGACAGCCTGCATCACA GGTTTGAAGCAGCCTGAGCCAAACTCAGATGGAGCAGAGGCTACAGCTCTGTGTTTCCAGTGGAAGAGGAACCTGGAGATCCATCGAGCCCAGCAGACCTCTAACCCAGAGACGGATGAGCTGGGTTTGAGGAAGACCTCATCTCACCCTGTAGCACCCAGTCTTGCCCCATCAGTTACTGTACAAGATGGCTACAAGTGA
- the LOC130181292 gene encoding uncharacterized protein LOC130181292 isoform X1, with amino-acid sequence MCSLFDHGLIRTVAVEQVVAPISSHLCHLVLLCDSAEEPEQFSHLEEAAQAVARATENMAAVASRHINETEDEVLHMEMSSLLESVTVSGQHVLLAAQKLSIQPSLAEHREELIAATQNVFLRLVKVLLVGDDATVRRVVAAADRVLECLSELGSSSDIKSLLRSFQVFSEALCLLNSLTVERANSLQDPTQTKQLLDSLETLRRCISMLHTAMCTTIKHPTNEQAQASKRYILDKVQSTVSDIIITLNSECHGGSLGPFGYYTERRASLLQILTSSSNSSIRNSGFDSMVRDLVFHCMVVANSSRPEFQQRVVGHCRHILQFWSDIKRILKSSEDLDEESLENTFTLLMQQIQMLDKALMTTILYQVLDTFLTASSTFEELLSVTRQILVADSSTKMDLNFIQPLVEDFISSTDRITQVANFISAVAVDAKSLENVENSRACLTRLRARIAPLSLELADNSMQTVQKLHEVCQKWEEDTSQLQDALSDVMDVREFTSIAINEMVSDRHGCDTAYREQSYRLFNEHATNLICHMKLVSQSVRRHLDRSDNPIYRNGLLVLLKQVQSSQTKVGESVRDMLSGSCLNVEVYSSFSNNVSTVIQHFKVLREGLDGQQHPQLLSPLREGARQPEISQLCLPVEDTCELNTDHIMRGSASPVLELIERHSQAEHEEERSDEETIEAELAHKYDSDDLKIPAVSDAPKLIQKPLEFDLLPLLYEVVTVTKEKDVTALNQACTGVLELSNCFAQATKEALAIVDVVDCQKLEGFRAELVSLTPLLVQTAQEMAMSSAMSTESIYKHSTHFSDLINNIRKVLLPVAGTWYHAVYTALQGNLPTMAATVTQQLNEVMSLCADTVQLLTSSDLTSRSDGQETYSGLHNKLNKAQNNTRYLVEFSASLEEQVDQLEALSILWGLSIQILLNSLDKILGTSAAMNQLIPQKQLSVLSENSLRIQEAARITSLNCRSAYKSKQLTGYQDELKTLTEAYLKAAEELDIMPSVMQLAKSEFFQRHLLIKIRMLSGHLSKANKDYDTALQNIVNIAYFAAEHLRENNTEDEEQKFENAAQTLFENVKSATKRVEECLNYVHDPRARSNLRSINDHLSFQISDVISRARLMVETHYVCDTLSLDVQIQCWSAKAHYVVEEIRRQDGIHQEAKEHIRAGLQGLTTEGIKEVLAAIPSKVKVKVEFPSDTAMTSCQKDNTESVYAPETSMNMATVAKYGTANMEKDDGAGSGAYQASSLTYTSIFLKQESDSWDPKDNRIVQVTRKMADKIFYMTQYLKKKGPIPNKEVFVTAAKDVISNCQSVTQFIRVIANHCLDKQCTVELSLIVEQILTITNQLSIISSVNAVTPGCKSSDEILVKNAQNLLQTVLRGVHAAETACITGLKQPEPNSDGAEATALCFQWKRNLEIHRAQQTSNPETDELGLRKTSSHPVAPSLAPSVTVQDGYK; translated from the exons ATGTGCTCTTTATTTGATCACGGGTTGATTAGGACCGTTGCAGTGGAGCAGGTGGTCGCACCAATTTCCAGTCATTTGTGCCATTTGGTGCTGCTGTGTGACAGTGCAGAGGAACCTGAGCAGTTCAGCCACCTGGaggaagcagctcaggctgTGGCTAGAGCTACTGAGAACATGGCAGCAGTGGCCTCCAG GCATATAAATGAGACAGAGGATGAGGTTTTGCACATGGAGATGTCATCACTGTTGGAGTCCGTCACTGTGTCTGGACAGCATGTGCTGCTGGCAGCCCAGAAACTCAGCATCCAGCCAAGTTTGgctgaacacagagaggaacTCATCGCCGCTACACAAAACGTCTTTCTGAGATTAGTCAAA GTTCTGTTAGTGGGCGATGACGCTACTGTCAGGAGagttgtagctgctgctgatcGGGTATTGGAGTGCCTCTCGGAGCTTGGCTCCTCTTCAGACATCAAGTCTCTGCTCCGATCGTTCCAGGTGTTTTCTGAGGCTCTGTGTCTCCTCAACAGTCTGACAGTGGAGAGGGCAAACTCCTTACAGGATCCCACACAAACGAAACAGCTTCTTGATTCATTGGAGACCCTGAGGAGGTGCATCTCCATGCTGCACACGGCCATGTGCACAACCATCAAACACCCTACTAACGAGCAGGCACAGGCATCGAAGAGATACATCCTGGACAAGGTGCAGAGCACAGTGAGTGACATTATTATAACCCTGAATAGCGAATGCCATGGAGGCTCACTGGGTCCTTTTGGGTATTACACAGAGAGGAGGGCCAGTCTGCTGCAAATACTTACTAGTTCCTCCAACTCCTCAATCCGAAACAGTGGCTTTGACAGCATGGTAAGAGATCTTGTGTTTCACTGTATGGTTGTAGCAAACTCTTCTCGTCCAGAGTTTCAGCAAAGAGTGGTGGGTCATTGTCGTCACATCCTGCAGTTCTGGTCTGACATAAAGAGGATTTTAAAGTCCTCAGAGGATCTTGATGAGGAAAGCCTTGAGAACACCTTTACTTTATTGatgcaacaaatacaaatgctTGACAAAGCTTTGATGACTACCATTCTCTATCAAGTCTTGGACACATTTCTTACAGCATCTTCTACATTTGAGGAACTTTTAAGTGTGACGAGACAGATCCTGGTAGCAGATTCCTCTACAAAAATGGATCTGAACTTTATTCAGCCACTAGTTGAGGATTTCATATCTTCCACTGATAGAATAACACAAGTGGCAAATTTTATCTCAGCTGTGGCAGTTGATGCAAAGAGTTTGGAGAACGTGGAGAACTCACGAGCATGCCTTACAAGACTCAGAGCTCGGATCGCACCTCTTTCACTGGAGCTGGCGGATAATTCAATGCAAACCGTTCAAAAGCTTCACGAGGTTTGTCAGAAATGGGAGGAGGACACTAGCCAGCTTCAGGATGCTCTCAGTGATGTGATGGATGTGAGGGAGTTCACCAGTATTGCTATTAATGAGATGGTCAGTGACCGGCATGGATGTGACACAGCGTACAGAGAACAGAGCTACAGACTGTTTAATGAACATGCAACAAACCTCATTTGTCACATGAAGCTggtgagtcagtcagtgaggaGGCACTTGGACAGAAGTGATAACCCCATCTACAGGAATGGCCTCCTGGTGCTGCTGAAACAGGTTCAGTCATCTCAGACCAAAGTGGGCGAGTCCGTCAGAGACATGCTTTCAGGTTCCTGTTTAAATGTGGAGGTATattccagcttttcaaacaATGTTTCCACAGTCATTCAGCATTTTAAAGTGCTAAGAGAGGGACTGGACGGCCAACAGCATCCACAGCTGCTGAGCCCGCTGCGAGAGGGGGCACGTCAGCCTGAAATCTCACAGTTATGTTTACCAGTGGAAGACACCTGTGAGCTGAACACGGATCATATAATGAGAGGCTCTGCTTCTCCTGTCTTGGAGCTTATAGAGAGGCATTCCCAAGCTGAACATGAGGAAGAGCGCTCAGATGAGGAAACCATAGAAGCAGAGCTGGCTCATAAATATGACAGTGATGATTTAAAGATCCCAGCTGTCTCCGATGCGCCCAAACTCATCCAAAAGCCTCTTGAATTCGACCTTTTACCCCTCTTGTATGAAGTTGTGACTGTGACTAAAGAGAAAGATGTGACGGCTCTCAACCAGGCCTGCACTGGTGTTCTGGAGCTGTCAAACTGTTTTGCTCAAGCTACAAAGGAGGCATTGGCCATCGTTGATGTAGTTGACTGTCAAAAGTTGGAAGGTTTTAGAGCAGAGCTGGTGTCACTGACTCCACTGCTCGTCCAGACAGCTCAAGAGATGGCGATGAGCTCGGCAATGAGCACAGAGAGCATctacaaacacagcacacactttTCTGACCTTATTAACAACATCAGAAAGGTTTTACTGCCAGTAGCTGGAACCTGGTATCATGCTGTTTACACTGCGCTGCAAGGAAATCTGCCGACAATGGCAGCCACTGTTACACAGCAACTCAATGAAGTGATGAGTTTATGTGCTGACACGGTCCAGCTCTTGACATCGTCTGACTTAACATCACGAAGTGACGGTCAAGAAACCTACAGCGGTTTacacaacaaactgaacaaagCCCAGAACAACACAAGGTATCTGGTTGAGTTCTCCGCCTCACTGGAAGAACAGGTGGATCAACTAGAGGCACTCTCTATCCTATGGGGTCTCTCCATTCAGATTTTGCTGAATTCTCTTGATAAGATTTTGGGAACATCAGCTGCAATGAACCAGTTGATACCTCagaaacagctgtcagtgttgTCTGAGAACTCGCTTCGAATCCAAGAGGCAGCAAGGATCACCAGTCTAAATTGTAGGAGTGCTTACAAATCCAAACAGCTAACAGGATACCAGGATGAActaaaaacactgactgaagcTTACCTTAAAGCTGCAGAAGAGCTTGACATAATGCCAAGTGTGATGCAACTTGCAAAATCAGAATTCTTTCAGAGACATCTTTTGATTAAAATTCGAATGCTCTCTGGTCATCTAAGCAAAGCAAATAAGGATTATGACACTGCACTTCAAAATATTGTCAACATTGCTTATTTTGCAGCTGAACACTTAagggaaaacaacacagaagatGAAGAGCAAAAATTTGAAAACGCAGCACAAAcactttttgaaaatgtaaaatctgcaACCAAAAGAGTGGAGGAATGTTTAAACTATGTCCATGACCCACGCGCCCGCTCTAATCTGAGGTCTATCAACGACCACTTGtcttttcagatttcagatgtCATCAGCAGGGCGAGGCTCATGGTAGAGACTCATTACGTTTGTGACACGCTCAGTCTGGATGTACAGATACAGTGCTGGTCAGCCAAAGCTCACTATGTGGTGGAGGAGATCAGAAGGCAAGATGGGATTCACCAAGAGGCTAAAGAGCACATTAGAGCCGGTCTACAGGGACTAACAACTGAGGGTATCAAAGAAGTGTTGGCTGCAATCCCATctaaagtcaaagtcaaagttgaATTTCCCTCTGACACAGCAATGACATCCTGTCAGAAAGACAATACAGAGAGTGTATATGCTCCAGAAACAAGTATGAACATGGCAACTGTGGCCAAGTATGGAACTGCAAACATGGAAAAAGAT GATGGTGCCGGTTCTGGTGCATACCAAGCTTCTTCACTGACCTACACCTCCATTTTTCTAAAACAAGAAAGTGACAGCTGGGATCCCAAGGACAACAGAATTGTGCAGGTGACCAGGAAGATGGCTGacaaaatattctacatgactCAGTACTTGAAGAAGAAAGGCCCAATACCA aataaagaGGTATTTGTCACTGCAGCCAAAGACGTGATCTCAAACTGCCAGTCAGTGACTCAGTTTATCAGAGTCATTGCCAACCACTGCTTGGATAAACAGTGTACGGTTGAACTGTCCCTCATTGTTGAGCAGATTCTCACCATCACCAACCAGCTCAGCATCATCTCCAG TGTTAATGCTGTAACACCTGGGTGCAAATCATCTGATGAGATCCTTGTGAAGAACGCACAGAATCTACTCCAGACAGTCCTGCGTGGGGTCCATGCTGCGGAGACAGCCTGCATCACA GGTTTGAAGCAGCCTGAGCCAAACTCAGATGGAGCAGAGGCTACAGCTCTGTGTTTCCAGTGGAAGAGGAACCTGGAGATCCATCGAGCCCAGCAGACCTCTAACCCAGAGACGGATGAGCTGGGTTTGAGGAAGACCTCATCTCACCCTGTAGCACCCAGTCTTGCCCCATCAGTTACTGTACAAGATGGCTACAAGTGA